Within Microterricola gilva, the genomic segment GGGCGGTGAGCGATGGGTCATCGGCCAGGACGGTTCCCGTGCCGACGGCGATGGCGTCGGCGGCGGCGCGGCGCCTGTGCACGTCGCTGCGGGCGTCGGGGCCGGTGATCCACTGGCTGGAACCATCGGATGCCGCTGCACGGCCGTCCAGGCTCGAGGCCCACTTGACGGTCACGAGGGGCCGGCCGAGACGGGCAGCAGGCAGCCAGTCGCCGAGCAGCTGCTCCCCCTCCGCGGCGAGGACGCCGCCCGTTGCCGTGATTCCCGCGGCGCGCAGACGTTCAGCGCCGCCCGCCGAGGCGGGGCCGGGGTCGGACACCGAGTAGAACACGGTCGCGACGCCGGCCTCGATCAGGGCCTCGGCGCACGGGCCGGTGCGGCCATGGTGGTTGCACGGCTCCAGGGTGACGATGGCGGTGGCGCCGCGTGCGGCGCCCGGCGCGAGCTTCGACAGCGCGTCGACCTCTGCGTGCGGGGTGCCTGCTCCACGGTGCCAGCCCTCGGCGAGCACGCTGCCGTCATCCGCCAGCAGAATGCAGCCAACCTGAGGGTTCACGCCACGGGCGGGACCGCGAGCGGCCAGCGCGAAGGCGCGGCGCATCAGCTGGTCGAGCGCGCTGCTCGGCGAGTGCATTCCCATGGCGATCCTTGTCATCAAGGCGCTCCGGGGGTGGGTGAAGGGTTTCGAGCAGGCTCGAAACTCGTCTCCTGCCGCGCGTTCGGAGCGATCCGAACGCGTTCGACAATCGACGCGTGCATCCTCCCATCCGGACTTTAACCGTCGGTGCCGGAGTTTCACCGGCTCAACCGCTCCGCTCCTGCCCGGTGTACACCAGGCAGTCACGTCACGGCTCGCGGACTTTCACCGCCGGTTCGGATTCTCACCGACCCCGGAGCACGTTTCTTGCTTCTGAGTCTAGGCCAACGCCGTACCGCGCGGATTATTCCCGCGCGATGCGAAGCATCGCGAAAGGCGGCAGCCCCAAGCACGGAAGCCTCGGGAACAGCGATCGATGCGCGCCCAGTCTCACGCAGCACGCCGTCCGCCGTGAGTAAGTCAGGCGACGCACGCGTGCGGCGTCCCGGCCCGGCCTGCCGCCGCCGCTCGCTCGCTGCCCGCGTCCGTTCTGCCTGTGTTGCGCACAGGCGCCACCGGATGACGCGCTCTCCACAGATTGGGCCAGACCCGCTCCGACGGCTCCACGGAGGGCCAGCGTTTCTCGCATGTCTTGTGCAGAGTACTTCCAAAGAATGGGCGTGGCGGTGGCGAGCACTCAGCAGCTCCTCCGCGGTGGGGCGAGTGCGCGCGACCTCACCGAGGCGGTGCGATCCGGTTCACTCGTCCGCGTGCGGCGCGGTCATTATGCGCCCGCCGGCACTGCTGCACATGTGCTCGGCGCGGTCAGGGTTGGAGGGCGTCTCGCGTGCGTCTCGGCCGCGGCGCTGTACGGCGTCTTCGTGTTTGACGCGAGCGTTTTGCACGTCCATCTGGAGCACAGCAGCTCGCGCATGCGCACGCCACAGAATCGACGGCGCCCTCTGAACTCGATGAACCGCGACGGGCTGCTGCTTCACTGGTCGCCCGTGCTCGACCCAATGGACGGCACCGAGTACAGCGTCGGACTGCGTGACGCACTCGCCCAGATCATTCGGTGCCAGTCGGCACCCTGTGCGGTTGCCGCACTCGACGGTGCGATGCACGCCGGGCTGATCGATGCGGACGCGCTGGCCGCGATCTTCGCACACGTTCCGCAGCGGTTCGCCCCGCTCCAGGGCAAGGTGAACGCCCTGAGCGAGTCCGGCCAGGAAAGCGTCTTGCGAATGATCGTGGAGGAGATGGGTCTCGACTACGAGATCCAGGTCAGCATCGACGGCGTCGGGCGGGTCGACATGGTGATCGCCGGGGTACTCGTGGTCGAAGCCGACAGTCGAGCCCACCACAAGGAGTGGGAGCAGCATGTCCGCGATCGCACCCGAGATCGCGTGCTCGCCAGCCGAGGCTACCTGACGCTCAGGCTGCTCTACCGGGACATCATGTACGACGCGGCTGGCGTGCAAGCTGCGATTCGCGGACTGCTCGCGGCACATGCCGGAGTGCGGCCGGGTGCCGCCGGTCAGTAATTCAGGCAGTGCTGCGGGCGGCCGGGACGACTTCCGCGGGGAACCGGGGGCGCTGCGGTGATGGGTCGGCACCGTGCCTGAGTTGCCGACAGCAGCGCGCCCCCCTCCCGCCTAGTCGAGCAGGGCCCGCGCGGTCGACTCGTCGACGATCAGGTCGGTCACGAGCTCGGCGCGGAGCGCCCCGCGGAGGCTCGGCAGCTTCGACAGGCCGGCAACGACGCAGACCCGCCTCGGCGTGCGCCGCAGCGCCTCGAAGCTCGGCCCGGTGCCGCGCTCGTTGAGCGCGATGCCGTCCGTCGACCCGTCCCCGCGGTAGAACACGGTTGCGACGTCGCCGATCGCGCCGTCGCGGCTAAGCGACTGGAAGTCCTCCGGCTCCAGGTAGCCGCCGGCGTAGACGTGGCTCGGCACCTCGGCGAACGGCGAGCCGATGCCGAAGAGGGCGACATCCATGCTGCCCTGCATCTGGACGACGCGCTGGGTCGAGCGCTCGCGCCACATGGCCTGCTTCGTGGCTGGATCGTCGAAGAACGCCGGAACGGGGAACTGCTGAACGTGGGCGCCGTAGGCATCACCGAAGCGGCGGAGGATCTCGGAGGCGTAGAGGATGCCGGTCGTGCGCATGTTGCCCGCACCGTTCAGCTGCACGATCTGGGAGTTGTGGGTCTGCTTGGGCGTGAGGTGCCGGCTGAGCGCGCTCATCGTCGACCCCCACGCGATGCCGAGCGACATGTTCGAGTCGAAGAACTGGCCGAGAATTCGTGCAGCGGAGAGGGCGACCCGTTCGAGCCTGTCGACGTCGCTGGCGTTCTCCGGAACGGGAACGACGTGCGCGGTGATGCCGTGCCGCTCACGGATCGCCTCTTCGATGCGGCCAGGCATGTCCCGCGGGGAGCGGATCTGGATGTCGACGAGGCCGCTCGCCCTGGCGTGGCTGAGCAGGCGGGACACCGAGGAGCGCGAGGTGTGCAGCTCGTGTGCGATCGCGTCCATCGTCAGGTCCTGCATGTAATACAGGTGCGCGGCGCGGAGGGCGTCGCGGGTCTTGGCGGTTTCGGATGCCGCGTCGAGCTCGTTCATTGCTGGTCTTCATCTCCCTGCATCCGCCCTGCACATATGTGCAGCAGCTTTGAAAGATTGTGCGGATGTGTTCAAGATGTATTCATACACACGGGGTGGCAAAGATGCAACCCGCCCTGCACGCTGAACACGTGCAGCTGAATCTGAGGAACGACGCCGAGCGATCGGCGAGTCGGAAAGCGAGAGATCGAGATGTCGGCACAGGCCAACTCCGCACAGCACACCCCTGACGCGCGGGCCACCGTCGCGGCGCTGCAGCAGCGCCCGAACGCCAGCGTCCTGATCATCGGTGCGGGCATCAACGGCATTGCCACCTTCCGCGATCTCGCCCTGCAGGGCGTGGACGTCGCCATCGTCGAGCGCGGCGACTACGTCTCCGGTGCGTCCAGCGCCTCGTCGCACATGATCCACGGCGGCATCCGCTACCTCGAGAACGGCGAGTTCCGTCTGGTCAAGGAGTCGGTCGAGGAGCGCAACAGCCTCATCAAGATCGCCCCGCACTACGTCAAGCCGCTGAAGACCACGGTGCCGATCTTCTCGACCTTCTCCGGCATCCTCTCGGCGCCGCTGCGCTTCCTGACGCACAAGTCGGGCAAGCCGACCGAGCGCGGCGCGCTGCTCATCAAGATGGGCCTCAGCCTCTACGACTCCTTCTCGCGCGACGGCGGCAGCGTTCCCCGGCACGAGTTCCGCGGCCGCAAGGAGTCGCTGCGCCAGCTCCCGGCGCTGAACCCCGACCTCAAGTACACGGCGACGTACTACGACGCGTCGATGCACGACCCGGAGCGCCTCGCCCTCGACGTGCTGCACGACGGTCTCGCCGCCGGCCCGCACGCCCGCGCGGCCAACTACGTCGAAGCCGTCGGCATCGACGAGGACGGCGTGCGCCTGCGCGACACCGTCGGTGGCGAGGTGTTCAGCATGACCGCCGACGTGATCGTCAACACCACCGGTCCATGGACCGACCTCACCAACAAGGCACTCGGCCGCCCGAGCAGCTACATGGGCGGCACCAAGGGTTCGCACATCGTGCTCGACAACCCGGCCCTGCTTGAGGCGACGGACGGGCGCGAGATCTTCTTCGAGCACGAGGACGGCCGCATCGTGCTGATCTACCCGCTCAAGGGTCGCGTGCTCGTCGGAACGACCGACCTCGAGCACGACATGACGCAGCCGATCCGCTGCACAGAGGCAGAGGTCGACTACTTCTTCGAACTCGTCGCGCACGTTTTCCCGACCATCCCCGTCGACCGCTCGGAGATCGTCTTCCGCTTCTCCGGCGTGCGCCCGCTGCCCCGCCACGACGACGAGGCGCCCGGATTCGTCTCGCGGGACTACCGCATCGAGCAGACCCCGCTCACCGAGCTGCCTGGCACGACCCTGCTCAGCCTGGTCGGCGGCAAGTGGACGACGTTCCGTGCTCTCGCCGAGCACCTCAGCACCGACATCATCGGCATCATCGGCGGCACGCGCACCCAGAGCACCGAGGGTCTCGCAATCGGTGGAGGCAAGGGCTTCCCGACCACCGACGCGGCCACCCAGGTCTGGCTCGCGAGCAACGGCGAGGAGCTCGGTCGCGAGCGCGCAGCCCAGCTCCTGGCCCGCTACGGCACGCGTGCAGAGCCGATGATCGACGAGTTGGTCAACGGCGACGGGGCCCCGGATGCCGCCCTCGCCGGCGCCCAGGACTACTCGCGCCGCGAGATCGCCTACATCGTCGCCACCGAGCAGCCCGTCCACCTGATCGACCTCGTGCTGCGCCGCACCAGCCTCGCCTTCGTCGGCGCGCTGAGCGCCGACCTGCTCACCGAGCTGGCGGACATCATGGCCGCAGGACTCGGCTGGGACGAGACCCGCAGGGCGACGGAGATCGCCGCAACCCGCGCAGAACTCGCCGAGGTTCACGGCGTGCGACTCGGCACGGCGACGCCCACCTCGAGCCTCGCCGGAGTCTGATCCACCCGCCCGAGAACGGGCGAGACGTCCAGCGAGGCGGCCGGGAGAATGCACGGATGTGCATGCGAAACGGCTGCCTCGCTAGGCCGGAGCCGGATACGGTTCTACAGGATTCGCTGAATCCACCCCTTTCGCAGAGGAACTCACCGACGCGAAGAGTCACGAAACAAACTGGAAGGTCAACGTGGACAACCTCGGAATTGTGTTCCTCTCGGAGCTGGTGGGAACCGCCATGCTCGTGCTGCTCGGCTGTGGCGTCGTCGCCAACGTCGCGCTGGCCAAGAACAAGGGGCTCGGTGGCGGCTTCCTGATGGTGAACATCGGCTGGGGCCTCGCGGTCTTCGCCGGTGTCATCGTGTCGTACGCCTCCGGTGCCCACCTCAACCCGGCCGTCACCGTCGGCCTCGTCGCCAACGGCGCGACCGAGTTCGGCAACGCGGCGCTCGGCACGACGGTCGCGGTCTCCGCGGTCTCCGTGCTGGCCTACATCGCCGCACAGTTGATCGGTGCCATGCTCGGCGCCACCTTCGTGTGGCTCGCCTACAAGCAGCACTTCGACGGTGAGCCGGATGCCGCCAACAAGCTCGGTGTCTTCTCGACCGGTCCGGCCATCCGCTCCTACGGTTGGAACCTCGTCACCGAGATCATCGGCACCTTCGTGCTCGTCTTCGTCGTGATCGGCTTCGGCCGCAACGGTGACGGTGGCGGCCTCGCAGCCCTCGGCGCGCTCCCCGTCGCCCTGCTCGTGATCGGTATCGGCGCCTCGCTCGGTGGCCCGACCGGCTACGCCATCAACCCGGCCCGTGACCTCGGCCCGCGCATCATGCACGCCGTGCTCCCGATCAAGGGCAAGGGCGGCTCCGACTGGAGCTACTCCTGGGTCCCCGTCGTCGGCCCGCTGCTCGGTGGTCTGATCGCCGGTTGGTCAGCACTCGTGCTGCTGCCGATCCTCACCTAAGCGACTTCCGCCAACCCCTTCACCCGATAGCAAAGGAGTTATCACCATGGCTGACTACGTACTCGCCATTGACCAGGGCACCACGAGCTCGCGTGCCATCGTCTTCGACAAGGCCGGATCGATCATCTCGACCGGGCAGCTCGAGCACGAGCAGATCTTCCCGCAGGCCGGCTGGGTCGAGCACAACCCCAAGGAAATCTGGGACAACACCCGTGAGGTGATCGGCCAGGCACTGTCCAAGGCGAACCTGACGCGTCACGACATCGCCTCCGTCGGCATCACGAACCAGCGCGAGACCGCTGTGGTGTGGAACAAGAACACCGGCGAGGCCGTCTACAACGCCATCGTCTGGCAGGACACCCGCACCCAGGACATCGTCGACCGCCTCGCGGCCGATGGCGGCACCGAGCGCTTCAAGCACAAGGTCGGCCTCCCGCTGGCCACCTACTTCTCCGGCACGAAGATCGTCTGGATCCTCGAGAACGTTCCCGGTGCGCGTGAGGCTGCGGATGCCGGCGAGCTCCTGTTCGGCACCACCGACAGCTGGGTTCTCTGGAACCTGACCGGCGGCGTCGAGGGCGGCGTGCACGCGACGGACGTCACGAACGCTTCGCGCACCCTGTTCATGGACCTCGAGACGCTGCAGTGGGACGACGAGATCCTCGCGATCTTCGGTGTTCCGCGTTCGATGCTGCCCGAGATCAAGTCCTCCTCCGAGGTCTACGGTCACGCCGACGAGCACTCGCTCCTGCGCGAGACCCCGATCGCCGGCATCCTGGGCGACCAGCAGGCCGCGACCTTCGGCCAGGCCGCCTTCGCCACCGGCGAGGCCAAGAACACCTACGGCACCGGCAACTTCCTCATCTTCAACACCGGTGAGGAGATCGTCCACTCCAAGAACGGTCTGCTGACGACCGTCGGCTACAAGCTCGGCGATGCGCCGGTGCACTACGCGCTCGAGGGCTCGATCGCCGTCACCGGCTCGCTCGTGCAGTGGATGCGCGACAACCTCGGCATCATCGAGTCGGCTGCCGACATCGAGGCGCTCGCGAACACCGTCGACGACAACGGTGGCGCGTACTTCGTGCCGGCGTTCTCCGGCCTCTTCGCCCCGCACTGGCGTGCAGACGCCCGCGGCGCACTGGTCGGCCTGACCCGCTACGTCAACAAGGGACACATCGCGCGTGCCGCCCTCGAGGCGATCGCGTTCCAGACCCGCGAGGTCATCGACGCGGTCAACGCCGACTCCGGCGTGCCGCTGACCGAGCTCAAGGTCGACGGCGGTGCGACGGCGAACAACACGCTGCTGCAGTTCCAGGCCGACATCCTGAACGTTCCCGTCGTGCGCCCCGTCGTCGCCGAGACCACGGCCCTCGGTGCGGCCTACGCCGCCGGCCTGGCCGTCGGTTTCTGGAGCGACCTGGACGACCTCGCCAAGAACTGGCAGGAAGACAAGCGCTGGGAGCCGAACATGGAATCCGGCGAGCGTGACCGTCTCTACCGCAACTGGAAGAAGGCCGTCACGAAGACGCTCGACTGGGTCGACGACGACGTCAAGTAATCAGACTGCCGCTGGTTGAGCCACCCGCTGGTTGAGCAAGCCTCCGCTGGTTGAGCTTGTCGAAACCCCGAAGCCCCGCACTCGACTGAGTGCGGGGCTTCTTGCTGCTCCCGTCCGTGCTGGGATCCGAGATGTTGCTCCTCAGCTCAAACAATGACGGCGAAGCTCGGGCCCCGGACCTGCAGATCGCTTGCGATTTTCTGCGGGTGGGGCCCAAGCTTCGCCGTCATAACTCGACACCCCGCAACACCCCGGATCCCCAGGAGGGCCGGGTGTGGCAGGCCGTTCCGGCCAGCGGCCAGCGGCCAGCGGCCAGCGGCCAGCGGCCGGCGGGTCAGCGGGCGAGGAGAGCCGGGGTGAGTTCGTCGAGCGTGGCGATCTCGAGCACGCCCAGGGCGGCGGCGTCCGCGGCATCCTCGGGGGAGGGGGAGATGCCGTCGCGGTTCAGCCAGACGCCGGTGAGCCCGGCGCCTGCCGCGCCGATCGCGTCGGTGCGGAGGCGGTCGCCGACGTACACGCCGGAGGCGGGCGCAACGCCGAAGGCGGCACAGGCCGCCTCGAAGATGCGCGGGTCCGGCTTCGCGACGCCGAGGGCTCCCGAGGCGACGAAGCGCTCGGGGTGCACGTCCAGGCCCATGCGGGAGGTCAACTCCACGCGGTCGAGCTTGCGTTGCTGGAAGGCGGGGTCGCCGTTCGTGATGATGCCGAGCCCGACGCCAGGGAACGCAGCGTCGAGCGCGTCGAGGCAGCGGAGCGCGTCCTCGTGCAGCGTCCAGGCCGCCGTGTAGTGCTCGAAGTACTCGTCGAACCAGGCGCCGCTTGCCGCGTCTCCGAGGTGCACGCCGTGGGCGGCGGCGAAGTCGCGGGCGCGGGCCCTGCGCTGCCCCTCGAAGTCGAGGGTGCCCTCGAGGTAGGAGTGGTAGTGCTTCTCCTCGAGCGCGTGCCAGAGGGCGACGGCATCCGGGGTGTGCACACCGTCGAAGCCGCCGAGCTGGTCGATGTGCGCGAGGATGCCGCTGGCCACCGCCGTGCGGTGGGCGAACAGGGTGTCGTCGAGGTCGAAGAGCACCGCGCCGATGGGCACCGCGCCGATGGGCTCAGCGCCGTCGGGGTTCGTCCGGGCGTCGCTCATGCGTCGACCACCTCCTGCGGCCAGCCGTGGTGCACGGAGCGGATGCCGGGGGCCAGAGTGGCGTGCCAGCTCTGGGGGACCGTGCCGTCGCGCCCCGGGTCGCTCGCCGGTGCGACACCGATGTAGCGGAAGCCGGACTTCCTGGCGACGCGGGCCGAGGCGATGTTGCCCACAATCGCCTCCCAGAGCACCTCAGAGGCGTCGGGGATGCCGCCGTCGAAGACCCAGTCGGAGACGGCGGACACCGCTTCCGGCATGTAGCCGAATCCGCGGTGCTCCGCGCCGAGCCAGAAGCCGAGGTCGTGGCGCCGAAGCCGGAGGCCGAGCATGCCGATCAGCCGCCCGTCGTGCAGGCGCACGGCCCACGTCGCCTCCGAGTCGTCGCGCCAGCCGGCTGGAACGAAGTCAGAGACGAACCCGACCGCGTGCTCGCGGGTGTACGGCCACGGCGTCGGCAGGTACTTCTCGAAGGCGGCGTCGGTGCAGTACTCGGCGATGGCGTCGACGTCGTCCGGACCCGGCTGGTTCAGGACCAGCCGGGTCGTGCGCAACTCGAACGGCTGCATGATCTGCCCTAGCGGACGCGCCGCAGGAAGCCGATGCGGTCGTAGACGGTCTCGAGCGTGGTGTCGGCGATCGCCGAGGCGCGAGCGGCGTTGCCGGCCAGCACGCGGTCCAGCTCGGCCGGGTCGTCGAGAAGCGCGGTCGCCCGTTCGCGGATCGGCGAGAACTCCGCGACCACGAGCTCGACGAGCTCCTTCTTGAAGTCGCCGTAGCCGCGACCCGCGAAGGCATCCTCGATCTCGGTGAGCGAGCGCCCGGAGAACACCTGGAAGATCGTCATCAGGTTCGAGACGCCGGGCTTGTTCTCCCGATCGAAGCGTACGACGGCCTCGTCGTCGGTCACCGCGCGCATGATCTTCTTCTTGATCGCGCCTGGCTCGTCGAGCAGCCACAGGATGCCCGCGGGGGACTCGCCGGACTTCGACATCTTCGACCCGGGGTTCTGCAGGTCGTAGATGCGGGCCGTCTCCTTCTGGATGACCGGTTCCGGAATGGTGAAGGTGTCGCCGAAACGGGCGTTGAAGCGGGTCGCGAGGTCGCGGGTGAGCTCGACGTGCTGTTTCTGGTCGTCACCGACCGGAACGACCTCGCTCTGGTAGAGCAGGATGTCGGCCGCCATCAGCACCGGGTAGGTGAAGAGGCCGACCGAGGTGGCGTCCGCGCCCTGCTTCTTCGACTTGTCCTTGAACTGCGTCATCCGACCGGCCTCGCCGAAGCCCGTGATGGTGTTGAGGATCCAGGCGAGTTCCGCGTGGGCTGGCACGTGCGACTGCACGTAGAGGGTCGAGTTCTCCGGGTCGATGCCGGCCGCGATGTACTGCGCGGCGGTGCGGCGCGTCTTCTCGCGCAGCTCGGCCGGGTCCTGCGGCACGGTGATGGCGTGCATGTCGACGACGGAGAACAGTGCGTCGTGGGTCGTCTGCAGCTGCTTCCACTGCAGCAGGGCGCCGATGTAGTTGCCGGCGTGCAGCGAGTCCGCCGATGGTTGCATGCCCGAGTACAGGCGGGGGAGGGAAGTCATAGTGCTCATTTCAAGGCTGTGGTGAGAAAGGCCGTGCGCCGCCGATCGGCGGCGAACACGGGGTGTCTAGATGGCGTAGTCGACGACGACGGGGGCGTGGTCGGACCATCGCTCTGCGTACGACGGCGCGCGGTCGATCGTGTAGTTCACGGCAGTCGCAGCCAGCGCAGGGCTCGCCAGGTGGTAGTCGATGCGCCATCCGGTGTCGTTGTCGAATGCCTGACCGCGGTTGGACCACCAGGAGTACGGGCCGTCGACCTCGCCGGCCCACTTGCGTCCGACATCGACCCAGCCGAGGCCGGCGCCGCTGTTGTAGTCAGCCTCGTTCTCTGCTCCGACGAAGCGGTCGAAGTAGGCGCGCTCCTCCGGCAGGAAGCCGGCGCGCTTCACATTGCCCTTCCAGTTCTTGATATCGAGCGTGCGGTGTCCGACGTTCAGATCGCCGAGCACGAGCGCGTACGGCGAGTGCGCGGCGAGCTCTGGCAGCCTGGCCTCCATGGCATCGAGGAACTTGTACTTCTCGACCTGCTTGTCGGTGCCGGCCTCGCCGGAGTGCACATAGGTGCTGACGACGGTGATGATGCTGTCGCCGACGCGGTAGTCGGCCTCGAGCCAGCGCCCGGCGCTGTCGAAGTCCACGGCGCCGAGCTCGACGCGGTGGATCTCGGCGTTGCGGCGGCTGGCGAGCGCGACGCCCGCGCGGCCCTTGGCCGTTGCCGCGTCGTGCAGGATGTTCCACTCGTCGCCGAGGAGCTCCTCGAGGTGGCTGGTGTCTGCGCGCACCTCTTGCAGCGCCAGGATGTCGACGTCGCGGCCGGCCAGCCAGTCGCCCATCCCGTTGCGGTAGGCGGCGCGCACGCCATTCACGTTGACAGAGGCAATACGCAGTGGCGACGACGCAGAAGACATGACCTCAGTCTAGATTGCCGCGCGAGGCGTCGCCCTGACGGCCGTGCCGAGCCGGGGCGGATGCCGCGGCATCCGGTGCCCGTTCGTGTCTCTGCTCTCGCAGGACCTGGTCGTAGTGCTGCTTCGCGATCCTGAGCTGCAGGGCAGCGGCGGGGCGGCGGAACCACGGGGCCGTGTCGTGGGCGCGCTTGGCATCACGAAGCTCAACCTCGGCGGCGAGACGCACCGCACGGCGTTCGGCTTCCCTGCGCTCGGCCGCGAGCTGCTCCTGCGTCACGCTGCGCAGCGAGATGCCCCGGTCGCCGGCTGCGACGGCGATCCACGCGGCGGCGACGAGGGTGACGATGCTGGTGAGCCTGAACCACAGCAGCAGACCGACGAAGACGGCGAACGTCGCCAGCAGCGGGTTGTTCGTCACACTCCCGATCAGGGTGCCGCCGAGCACCTGGAGCACGGTGAGCGC encodes:
- the ribD gene encoding bifunctional diaminohydroxyphosphoribosylaminopyrimidine deaminase/5-amino-6-(5-phosphoribosylamino)uracil reductase RibD translates to MGMHSPSSALDQLMRRAFALAARGPARGVNPQVGCILLADDGSVLAEGWHRGAGTPHAEVDALSKLAPGAARGATAIVTLEPCNHHGRTGPCAEALIEAGVATVFYSVSDPGPASAGGAERLRAAGITATGGVLAAEGEQLLGDWLPAARLGRPLVTVKWASSLDGRAAASDGSSQWITGPDARSDVHRRRAAADAIAVGTGTVLADDPSLTARDEHGALLPEQPVPVVFGRRRTAPDATVFSHPHAPLFYDGVDLPAQLAELHARGIRSLFVEGGPTLASAFIAAGHADELLIYLAPVLLGGPKLALGELGIPSIESAIRLELLSVERLGADLLLVAAPTTPPTAQPATAAKGH
- a CDS encoding MIP/aquaporin family protein: MLVLLGCGVVANVALAKNKGLGGGFLMVNIGWGLAVFAGVIVSYASGAHLNPAVTVGLVANGATEFGNAALGTTVAVSAVSVLAYIAAQLIGAMLGATFVWLAYKQHFDGEPDAANKLGVFSTGPAIRSYGWNLVTEIIGTFVLVFVVIGFGRNGDGGGLAALGALPVALLVIGIGASLGGPTGYAINPARDLGPRIMHAVLPIKGKGGSDWSYSWVPVVGPLLGGLIAGWSALVLLPILT
- the glpK gene encoding glycerol kinase GlpK is translated as MADYVLAIDQGTTSSRAIVFDKAGSIISTGQLEHEQIFPQAGWVEHNPKEIWDNTREVIGQALSKANLTRHDIASVGITNQRETAVVWNKNTGEAVYNAIVWQDTRTQDIVDRLAADGGTERFKHKVGLPLATYFSGTKIVWILENVPGAREAADAGELLFGTTDSWVLWNLTGGVEGGVHATDVTNASRTLFMDLETLQWDDEILAIFGVPRSMLPEIKSSSEVYGHADEHSLLRETPIAGILGDQQAATFGQAAFATGEAKNTYGTGNFLIFNTGEEIVHSKNGLLTTVGYKLGDAPVHYALEGSIAVTGSLVQWMRDNLGIIESAADIEALANTVDDNGGAYFVPAFSGLFAPHWRADARGALVGLTRYVNKGHIARAALEAIAFQTREVIDAVNADSGVPLTELKVDGGATANNTLLQFQADILNVPVVRPVVAETTALGAAYAAGLAVGFWSDLDDLAKNWQEDKRWEPNMESGERDRLYRNWKKAVTKTLDWVDDDVK
- the trpS gene encoding tryptophan--tRNA ligase, whose amino-acid sequence is MTSLPRLYSGMQPSADSLHAGNYIGALLQWKQLQTTHDALFSVVDMHAITVPQDPAELREKTRRTAAQYIAAGIDPENSTLYVQSHVPAHAELAWILNTITGFGEAGRMTQFKDKSKKQGADATSVGLFTYPVLMAADILLYQSEVVPVGDDQKQHVELTRDLATRFNARFGDTFTIPEPVIQKETARIYDLQNPGSKMSKSGESPAGILWLLDEPGAIKKKIMRAVTDDEAVVRFDRENKPGVSNLMTIFQVFSGRSLTEIEDAFAGRGYGDFKKELVELVVAEFSPIRERATALLDDPAELDRVLAGNAARASAIADTTLETVYDRIGFLRRVR
- a CDS encoding sugar-binding transcriptional regulator — its product is MNELDAASETAKTRDALRAAHLYYMQDLTMDAIAHELHTSRSSVSRLLSHARASGLVDIQIRSPRDMPGRIEEAIRERHGITAHVVPVPENASDVDRLERVALSAARILGQFFDSNMSLGIAWGSTMSALSRHLTPKQTHNSQIVQLNGAGNMRTTGILYASEILRRFGDAYGAHVQQFPVPAFFDDPATKQAMWRERSTQRVVQMQGSMDVALFGIGSPFAEVPSHVYAGGYLEPEDFQSLSRDGAIGDVATVFYRGDGSTDGIALNERGTGPSFEALRRTPRRVCVVAGLSKLPSLRGALRAELVTDLIVDESTARALLD
- a CDS encoding HAD family hydrolase yields the protein MSDARTNPDGAEPIGAVPIGAVLFDLDDTLFAHRTAVASGILAHIDQLGGFDGVHTPDAVALWHALEEKHYHSYLEGTLDFEGQRRARARDFAAAHGVHLGDAASGAWFDEYFEHYTAAWTLHEDALRCLDALDAAFPGVGLGIITNGDPAFQQRKLDRVELTSRMGLDVHPERFVASGALGVAKPDPRIFEAACAAFGVAPASGVYVGDRLRTDAIGAAGAGLTGVWLNRDGISPSPEDAADAAALGVLEIATLDELTPALLAR
- a CDS encoding GNAT family N-acetyltransferase gives rise to the protein MQPFELRTTRLVLNQPGPDDVDAIAEYCTDAAFEKYLPTPWPYTREHAVGFVSDFVPAGWRDDSEATWAVRLHDGRLIGMLGLRLRRHDLGFWLGAEHRGFGYMPEAVSAVSDWVFDGGIPDASEVLWEAIVGNIASARVARKSGFRYIGVAPASDPGRDGTVPQSWHATLAPGIRSVHHGWPQEVVDA
- a CDS encoding glycerol-3-phosphate dehydrogenase/oxidase, with the protein product MSAQANSAQHTPDARATVAALQQRPNASVLIIGAGINGIATFRDLALQGVDVAIVERGDYVSGASSASSHMIHGGIRYLENGEFRLVKESVEERNSLIKIAPHYVKPLKTTVPIFSTFSGILSAPLRFLTHKSGKPTERGALLIKMGLSLYDSFSRDGGSVPRHEFRGRKESLRQLPALNPDLKYTATYYDASMHDPERLALDVLHDGLAAGPHARAANYVEAVGIDEDGVRLRDTVGGEVFSMTADVIVNTTGPWTDLTNKALGRPSSYMGGTKGSHIVLDNPALLEATDGREIFFEHEDGRIVLIYPLKGRVLVGTTDLEHDMTQPIRCTEAEVDYFFELVAHVFPTIPVDRSEIVFRFSGVRPLPRHDDEAPGFVSRDYRIEQTPLTELPGTTLLSLVGGKWTTFRALAEHLSTDIIGIIGGTRTQSTEGLAIGGGKGFPTTDAATQVWLASNGEELGRERAAQLLARYGTRAEPMIDELVNGDGAPDAALAGAQDYSRREIAYIVATEQPVHLIDLVLRRTSLAFVGALSADLLTELADIMAAGLGWDETRRATEIAATRAELAEVHGVRLGTATPTSSLAGV
- a CDS encoding exodeoxyribonuclease III yields the protein MSSASSPLRIASVNVNGVRAAYRNGMGDWLAGRDVDILALQEVRADTSHLEELLGDEWNILHDAATAKGRAGVALASRRNAEIHRVELGAVDFDSAGRWLEADYRVGDSIITVVSTYVHSGEAGTDKQVEKYKFLDAMEARLPELAAHSPYALVLGDLNVGHRTLDIKNWKGNVKRAGFLPEERAYFDRFVGAENEADYNSGAGLGWVDVGRKWAGEVDGPYSWWSNRGQAFDNDTGWRIDYHLASPALAATAVNYTIDRAPSYAERWSDHAPVVVDYAI
- a CDS encoding endonuclease domain-containing protein — its product is MRTPQNRRRPLNSMNRDGLLLHWSPVLDPMDGTEYSVGLRDALAQIIRCQSAPCAVAALDGAMHAGLIDADALAAIFAHVPQRFAPLQGKVNALSESGQESVLRMIVEEMGLDYEIQVSIDGVGRVDMVIAGVLVVEADSRAHHKEWEQHVRDRTRDRVLASRGYLTLRLLYRDIMYDAAGVQAAIRGLLAAHAGVRPGAAGQ